One stretch of Campylobacter sp. CCS1377 DNA includes these proteins:
- the yaaA gene encoding peroxide stress protein YaaA: protein MKILFSPSESKNETSNFSPIDENSFIFPELFKKRLEVIKHFNTYISFASQQELINLFGIKKENEIIKLKQNLLTLSTAQAIERYSGVSYEYLDYSTLNLEAKNYILQNVIIFSNLFGPILAANLIPFYKFKQGAKIANFNIEQFYNTYFSTALDEFLKDEELLDLRAGFYEKFYTPKRKFSSYKFIKNGKIVSHFAKAYRGILLKILAQNQIQNNKELLECLPQTLKVKEVQIKGFKEEIILEIIS from the coding sequence ATGAAAATTCTTTTTTCTCCTAGTGAAAGCAAAAACGAAACTTCTAATTTTTCTCCCATTGATGAAAATTCTTTTATTTTTCCCGAACTATTTAAAAAAAGACTTGAAGTAATTAAGCACTTTAATACTTATATATCTTTTGCAAGCCAGCAAGAACTTATAAATTTATTTGGCATTAAAAAAGAAAATGAAATTATAAAACTCAAACAAAATCTTTTAACCTTGTCTACTGCACAAGCTATTGAAAGATATAGTGGGGTTTCTTATGAATACTTAGACTACAGTACTTTAAATTTGGAAGCAAAAAATTATATTTTGCAAAATGTTATAATATTTTCTAATTTATTTGGTCCTATTTTAGCGGCTAATCTTATACCTTTTTATAAATTTAAACAAGGTGCCAAAATTGCAAATTTTAATATAGAGCAGTTCTACAATACCTATTTTTCTACTGCTTTAGATGAATTTCTCAAAGATGAAGAATTGTTAGATCTTAGAGCGGGTTTTTATGAAAAATTTTACACTCCAAAACGCAAATTTAGCAGCTATAAATTTATAAAAAATGGCAAAATTGTCAGTCATTTTGCAAAAGCTTATAGAGGAATTTTGCTTAAAATTTTAGCACAAAATCAAATTCAAAATAACAAAGAATTATTAGAGTGCTTACCGCAAACTTTAAAAGTAAAAGAAGTGCAAATTAAGGGCTTTAAAGAAGAGATAATTCTCGAAATAATTTCTTAG
- a CDS encoding (Fe-S)-binding protein, with the protein MKFSEISDACVKCGKCIPSCTIHNVSADETTSPRGFLDLLGAYERKELRLDKNLKKIFESCFLCTNCVEVCPSHLKVDSAIEKVRHDIAKEFGIAWYKKLIFFFLRRRKILDVVAKFGYVFQSCAFKIQAKDQNVGMRAKFSMPFIKKGRLLTSFNKKSFLNSNPSFIDNGGEKTIGFFVGCLANYFYIDTANSVLKIAKELKINIDLMKDQVCCGAPQYFTGDFKSVEILAKKNIEYFEKKLENLEAIIIPEATCSAMIKVDYEHFFHMQNELEWAKRAKVVSSKIYMASEYFYKFTPLQEILKNKKNLNISVTYHDPCHAKKMQGVFKEPRELLKANYRFVEMSDSNACCGFGGVSMQTDYYDRALGVGMQKARMIDESQACVVSAECSACRMQISNALEQNNSKVVFKNPLELIAANL; encoded by the coding sequence ATGAAATTTAGTGAAATTAGTGATGCTTGTGTAAAATGCGGGAAGTGTATTCCAAGTTGCACGATTCATAATGTTAGTGCAGATGAAACAACTAGTCCTAGAGGTTTTTTGGATCTTTTGGGAGCTTATGAGAGAAAAGAGTTGAGGCTAGATAAAAATTTAAAAAAAATATTTGAGTCTTGTTTTTTATGCACAAATTGTGTTGAGGTTTGTCCTAGTCATTTAAAAGTTGATAGTGCTATAGAAAAAGTGCGTCATGATATTGCTAAAGAATTTGGCATAGCGTGGTATAAGAAACTTATATTTTTCTTTTTAAGAAGACGCAAAATTTTAGATGTTGTTGCGAAATTTGGTTATGTGTTTCAAAGTTGTGCGTTTAAAATTCAAGCAAAAGATCAAAATGTAGGTATGAGAGCTAAATTTTCTATGCCTTTTATAAAAAAAGGAAGATTGCTAACAAGTTTTAATAAAAAAAGCTTTTTAAATTCAAACCCTAGCTTTATTGATAATGGCGGAGAAAAAACCATAGGATTTTTTGTGGGTTGCTTGGCGAATTATTTTTATATAGACACTGCAAATTCGGTACTTAAAATTGCTAAAGAGTTAAAAATTAATATAGATTTAATGAAAGATCAAGTTTGCTGCGGTGCACCACAATACTTTACCGGAGATTTTAAAAGTGTTGAAATTTTGGCTAAAAAAAATATAGAATATTTTGAAAAAAAGCTAGAAAATTTAGAGGCCATCATCATTCCTGAAGCAACATGTTCAGCTATGATTAAAGTCGATTATGAACATTTTTTTCATATGCAAAATGAGCTAGAATGGGCAAAACGTGCTAAGGTGGTTTCTTCTAAAATTTATATGGCAAGTGAGTATTTTTATAAATTCACTCCATTACAAGAAATATTAAAAAATAAAAAGAATTTAAATATAAGCGTAACTTATCATGATCCATGCCATGCAAAAAAAATGCAAGGTGTTTTCAAAGAGCCTAGAGAGCTTTTAAAGGCAAATTATCGTTTTGTTGAAATGAGTGATTCTAATGCTTGTTGTGGCTTTGGTGGCGTGAGTATGCAAACAGATTATTACGATAGAGCCTTGGGTGTAGGGATGCAAAAGGCTAGGATGATAGATGAAAGTCAAGCTTGTGTGGTAAGTGCGGAGTGTTCGGCTTGCAGAATGCAAATTTCTAATGCTTTGGAACAAAATAATAGCAAAGTGGTTTTTAAAAATCCCTTGGAATTAATTGCAGCTAATTTATGA
- the hemN gene encoding oxygen-independent coproporphyrinogen III oxidase yields the protein MRDYKAFVKYSKAGPRYTSYPTAVEFNKDFKYEEYVEILKKQNKALSLYFHLPFCRSACYFCGCNVIYTAKEESKERYLNYLFKELDILSTILDTKREVVQMHFGGGTPTFFSAKQLESLILKIKSVFANFSKDAEISCEIDPRFLNEEQADVLTKNGFNRISFGVQDFNEKVQKEIHRIQPFGVTQNAVNMVRDRGIKSVNMDLIYGLPFQTLETFKQTLEQALLINPDRLAIFNYAHVPWLKKNMRKFDENTLPSPDIKLQILEYCETFLTKNGYKMIGMDHFAKEEDELFKALENGTLHRNFQGYTTKGGADLIGVGLTSIGEGQNHYAQNFKDMPSYEAAIDKGILPFERGIKLSYDDELRKTVIMELMANFRLDIKRIEKEFKIDFKEYFEEELKSLEDYKSFIDLDENYIRVNETGALLIRNIAMCFDAYMKNISEDKKVFSKTV from the coding sequence ATGAGAGATTATAAAGCTTTTGTAAAGTATTCTAAGGCAGGACCGCGTTATACTTCTTATCCTACTGCAGTGGAATTTAATAAAGATTTTAAATATGAAGAATATGTGGAAATTTTAAAAAAACAAAATAAAGCTTTATCGCTTTATTTTCATTTGCCATTTTGTAGGAGTGCTTGTTATTTTTGTGGTTGTAATGTAATTTATACTGCTAAAGAAGAAAGCAAAGAAAGGTATTTAAACTATCTTTTTAAAGAGCTTGACATTTTAAGCACTATTTTAGACACTAAAAGAGAAGTGGTGCAAATGCATTTTGGTGGTGGGACTCCTACTTTTTTTAGTGCCAAGCAATTAGAAAGTTTGATTTTAAAAATTAAGTCTGTGTTTGCAAATTTTAGTAAAGATGCAGAAATTAGTTGCGAGATTGATCCTAGATTTTTAAATGAAGAGCAAGCTGATGTTTTAACCAAAAATGGCTTTAATCGCATTAGTTTTGGAGTGCAGGATTTTAACGAAAAAGTGCAAAAAGAAATTCATAGAATTCAACCTTTTGGGGTAACACAAAATGCGGTTAATATGGTAAGAGATAGAGGTATAAAGTCCGTAAATATGGACTTAATTTATGGCCTACCTTTTCAAACCTTGGAAACTTTTAAACAAACTTTAGAACAAGCGCTTTTAATCAATCCTGATCGTTTAGCGATTTTCAACTATGCACATGTACCTTGGCTTAAGAAAAATATGAGAAAATTTGATGAAAATACTTTACCAAGTCCTGATATAAAACTTCAAATTTTAGAGTATTGCGAGACATTTTTAACTAAGAATGGTTACAAAATGATAGGAATGGATCACTTTGCAAAAGAAGAAGATGAACTTTTTAAAGCTTTGGAAAATGGAACCCTGCATAGAAATTTTCAAGGTTATACTACTAAAGGTGGCGCAGATTTAATTGGTGTTGGACTTACAAGTATTGGTGAAGGACAAAATCATTATGCGCAAAATTTTAAAGATATGCCAAGTTATGAAGCCGCAATTGATAAGGGAATTTTACCTTTTGAAAGGGGGATTAAATTAAGCTATGATGATGAGCTTAGAAAAACCGTGATTATGGAATTGATGGCAAATTTTAGACTTGATATTAAAAGAATAGAAAAAGAATTCAAAATTGATTTTAAAGAGTATTTTGAGGAAGAATTAAAAAGCTTAGAAGACTATAAGAGCTTTATTGATTTAGACGAAAATTATATCAGAGTTAATGAAACAGGTGCTTTGCTTATTAGAAATATAGCAATGTGCTTTGATGCTTATATGAAAAATATTAGCGAAGATAAAAAAGTATTTTCTAAAACGGTGTGA
- a CDS encoding DUF2603 domain-containing protein produces the protein MKELKKYSNCLKRIDEFSQILGMKKEDRAIFEMKQSENENEKCLVLKNGSFDSPEPWFIVDENDEIHTLVSLSSLKGILENLKQSQSENFELRLEKAIYQQIPIDFNDAWIVAMDEIKRKAQDGNVEVNIDLEKLVADIKKEHPNLFVDMQAMIERAKNNERL, from the coding sequence ATGAAAGAGCTTAAAAAATATAGTAATTGTTTAAAACGCATTGATGAATTTAGCCAAATTTTAGGTATGAAAAAAGAAGATAGAGCTATTTTTGAAATGAAGCAAAGCGAGAATGAAAATGAAAAATGTTTGGTGCTTAAAAATGGTAGCTTTGATTCTCCTGAGCCTTGGTTTATTGTAGATGAAAACGATGAAATTCACACCCTTGTTTCTTTATCGAGTCTTAAAGGCATTTTAGAAAATTTAAAACAAAGTCAAAGCGAAAATTTTGAGTTGCGTCTTGAAAAAGCGATTTATCAGCAAATTCCTATTGATTTTAATGATGCTTGGATAGTGGCGATGGACGAGATAAAGCGCAAAGCACAAGATGGCAATGTGGAAGTTAATATTGATCTTGAAAAATTAGTTGCAGACATTAAAAAAGAGCATCCAAATTTATTTGTCGATATGCAAGCTATGATAGAAAGGGCGAAAAATAATGAGAGATTATAA